One genomic segment of bacterium includes these proteins:
- a CDS encoding cation-transporting P-type ATPase, with protein sequence MSIREESDIGRLLEQLETHPDRGLSHIEAYHRLRKYGSNELERPYMLLVMVISAALFCLALGMVLVLKGEFVYTLGIVAIGACLSLLAVKLWIRYIRVTKVSRKEIPCICSGIRTGRLQQLLVYALVPGDIVRLQVGELVPADGRLIEAVNLMVQEKIFSGNQNPVAKDALSSDGSELEGFKNKVFMGSIVISGRGVFVVTQTGANTRIGKAKALARKKMK encoded by the coding sequence TTGAGTATCCGTGAAGAGTCCGATATTGGTCGATTACTGGAGCAATTGGAGACTCACCCAGATCGTGGATTGTCTCATATAGAAGCCTACCATCGTCTTCGCAAATACGGTTCGAACGAGTTGGAGAGGCCATACATGCTATTAGTAATGGTGATAAGTGCGGCTCTTTTCTGCCTTGCCTTGGGAATGGTGCTGGTTCTCAAAGGAGAATTCGTCTATACCCTTGGTATAGTGGCAATCGGAGCCTGTCTGTCCCTCTTGGCCGTAAAGCTATGGATTCGTTATATCCGAGTAACAAAGGTCTCCAGAAAAGAAATCCCTTGTATATGCTCTGGGATAAGAACGGGTCGGTTGCAGCAACTGCTTGTTTATGCACTTGTTCCTGGGGATATAGTCAGACTCCAGGTAGGTGAGTTAGTTCCCGCTGACGGGAGATTAATTGAAGCTGTAAACTTAATGGTTCAAGAAAAGATATTTTCAGGCAATCAAAATCCTGTGGCAAAAGATGCTCTTTCTTCAGATGGTTCAGAACTCGAAGGATTCAAAAACAAGGTATTTATGGGTTCCATCGTAATAAGTGGAAGAGGGGTATTCGTTGTGACACAGACAGGTGCAAACACTCGTATCGGCAAAGCCAAGGCTCTGGCCCGCAAAAAGATGAAATAA
- a CDS encoding cation-translocating P-type ATPase → MSGFDIRNINGLNQDEAEQILKIDGPNELPTSKPRSIFAIAVEVFREPMFLLLIAGGAIYLLLGDLQEALLLLGFVFVVILITLHQERRTENALQALRNLSSPRARVIRESKEMRIPGREVVKGDAVIISEGDRVPADGVVISHTNLSIDESLLTGESAPVRKCEWDGKSVDMFPGGDDEPFVFSGTLVVQGQALLQVCKTGIRTEIGKIGRSLQSIEVEKTSLQKQTGKLVRNLAILGGSLSALVVIAYGLTRGDWLHGLLAGVALAMAMLPEEFPVVLTIFLALGAWRISRKQVLARRMPAIEILGSATVLCVDKTGTLTHNQMTVGQLYAHDKHLVLDNAGNTPLPEDFHSLIEFSILASQRDPFDPMEKAFHKLGHECLAATEHIHRDWTIVLQYPLSKELLAMSHVWKSNVESDYIIAAKGAPEAIADLCHFDNEQKSALTVQITTMAESGLRVLAVAGARFTNGDDLPSQQHEFDFEFLGLVGLVDPVRASVPSAIAECYEAGIRVVMITGDYPATARNIATQIGLKDPDHIISGEELNAMSDSDLRSRIADVNVFARVIPEQKLRIVQALKANGEVVAMTGDGVNDAPALKASDIGVAMGGRGTDVAREASGLVLLDDDFSSIVAAIRLGRRIYDNLRKAMAYIFAVHVPIAGLSLIPVALGWPLILMPIHIVFMELIIDPACSTVFEAEEGEANVMRRPPRDPNESIFDKRTVIWSLLQGLSVLLVSLSVFIVWRNIGATIEESRAMSFATLIIANLTLILTNASWSRSILATLRSKNQAMLWVLSGAFSFLALVIYVPMFSKFFLFSRLNSLEGLACMVAGLTSVAWFELPKLIMARRGKAFLSKS, encoded by the coding sequence ATGAGCGGTTTTGATATAAGAAACATTAATGGACTGAATCAGGATGAAGCTGAACAAATTCTGAAAATAGATGGTCCTAATGAATTGCCAACTTCAAAGCCGCGCAGCATCTTCGCCATCGCTGTAGAAGTTTTTCGTGAGCCGATGTTCCTCTTATTGATAGCAGGTGGAGCGATTTATCTACTGCTTGGAGATCTGCAGGAAGCCCTCTTGTTGCTTGGCTTCGTTTTCGTGGTGATTCTTATTACACTTCACCAAGAACGCAGAACTGAAAACGCACTCCAGGCGTTGAGAAACTTATCAAGCCCACGGGCACGGGTGATAAGAGAGAGTAAAGAGATGCGCATCCCCGGTCGAGAGGTCGTGAAAGGCGATGCAGTCATCATTTCTGAAGGGGATCGTGTTCCGGCTGATGGAGTGGTGATTTCACACACCAATCTTTCAATTGATGAATCTTTACTCACGGGAGAGTCGGCGCCGGTACGGAAGTGTGAATGGGATGGCAAGTCAGTCGACATGTTCCCTGGTGGTGATGATGAACCGTTTGTGTTTTCCGGTACTTTGGTTGTGCAGGGTCAGGCACTTTTGCAGGTATGTAAAACAGGTATTCGCACCGAGATAGGGAAGATTGGGCGGTCTTTACAGTCAATTGAAGTGGAAAAGACCTCATTGCAGAAGCAGACCGGTAAGTTAGTAAGAAACCTTGCGATTCTTGGCGGTTCGCTAAGCGCCCTTGTTGTCATCGCATATGGGCTTACCAGAGGTGACTGGCTTCATGGCCTCCTGGCCGGTGTTGCTTTAGCGATGGCGATGCTGCCTGAAGAATTTCCGGTCGTCCTTACTATATTCCTTGCCCTGGGCGCATGGAGAATCTCACGAAAGCAAGTATTGGCCAGACGGATGCCGGCTATCGAGATACTGGGATCAGCCACCGTCCTGTGCGTCGACAAGACGGGAACTCTGACCCACAACCAAATGACCGTCGGGCAACTTTACGCCCATGACAAACACCTAGTCTTAGACAACGCTGGCAATACCCCGTTGCCGGAGGATTTCCATTCCCTCATTGAGTTTAGTATTTTGGCAAGTCAGCGTGACCCGTTCGACCCGATGGAGAAGGCATTTCACAAGCTGGGACATGAATGTCTAGCCGCAACTGAACACATCCATCGAGATTGGACCATTGTCCTGCAGTATCCGTTATCAAAGGAATTGCTTGCAATGTCCCATGTTTGGAAATCCAACGTGGAGAGTGACTATATCATAGCTGCAAAGGGTGCGCCCGAGGCCATTGCTGATCTCTGTCATTTCGATAATGAACAAAAATCAGCTTTGACCGTGCAGATCACAACGATGGCGGAGAGCGGATTACGTGTACTAGCAGTAGCAGGGGCACGTTTCACAAATGGCGATGATCTACCAAGCCAACAGCACGAGTTTGACTTTGAGTTCCTCGGTCTCGTGGGTCTGGTTGACCCAGTTCGAGCCTCCGTTCCGAGTGCAATTGCCGAATGTTATGAGGCAGGCATCAGAGTAGTCATGATTACGGGTGACTATCCAGCCACAGCTCGCAATATCGCTACACAGATCGGTCTGAAGGATCCAGATCACATTATCAGCGGCGAAGAACTCAATGCCATGTCCGATTCCGACTTGCGCAGCCGGATAGCAGATGTCAACGTTTTTGCGAGGGTTATCCCTGAACAGAAGTTGCGGATTGTCCAAGCGCTCAAGGCGAATGGAGAAGTCGTCGCGATGACCGGCGACGGTGTCAACGACGCCCCTGCCTTGAAGGCCTCCGATATCGGCGTAGCGATGGGAGGGCGCGGTACCGACGTGGCACGTGAGGCTTCAGGATTGGTTCTCCTCGATGATGACTTTTCATCTATAGTTGCTGCGATACGGCTGGGACGCAGGATATACGACAATCTAAGAAAAGCGATGGCCTATATCTTTGCAGTACATGTACCTATTGCTGGGTTGTCTCTAATCCCTGTTGCATTGGGTTGGCCGCTGATATTGATGCCCATACATATTGTATTCATGGAGCTGATTATCGACCCTGCCTGTTCTACTGTGTTCGAGGCAGAAGAAGGAGAAGCCAACGTAATGAGGCGTCCCCCAAGAGATCCTAATGAATCCATATTCGACAAAAGAACTGTTATCTGGAGTCTTCTTCAGGGGCTGAGCGTCCTGTTGGTGTCCCTTAGTGTGTTCATCGTATGGCGTAATATTGGAGCAACCATAGAGGAATCCCGCGCCATGTCGTTCGCCACCTTGATAATAGCCAATCTAACATTGATATTAACGAATGCCTCGTGGTCTCGGAGTATCCTTGCTACCCTGCGCTCGAAAAATCAGGCTATGTTGTGGGTTCTAAGCGGGGCGTTCTCTTTTCTCGCGTTAGTAATCTATGTGCCGATGTTCAGTAAGTTTTTTCTCTTCAGTAGACTCAATTCGCTAGAGGGATTAGCCTGCATGGTTGCCGGCCTGACAAGTGTAGCTTGGTTTGAGCTTCCAAAACTGATCATGGCACGCCGTGGTAAAGCTTTTCTTTCAAAGTCCTGA